In Halobacterium noricense, the genomic stretch TCGTGTTCCAGCGCGCGAGCTCGAACGGGTGGACCTTGGCGTGGACGAGTTCCATCGCGAGCACGAGGCCGACGCCGCCGACGACGAGCATCGCTTCGAAGCCCGCCGACTCCCGGAAGCGCATCGCGAGCCACGCGCCCACGACGACCGGCAGGAGGACGACGACTGCGCCGAGGTCACCGACGAGCGCGCCGACGCCAACCACGAGCGCGACTGCGCCAAATGCTTTCGCCACGTCCGTCGTGTCGCTGTCCTCGACTGTGGTGAGCCGCGTGAGCAGGTACGTCGCGAACAGCGCGAGCAGCGCGCCGTAGATGAGCAGCACGCCCGCAGCGGTCGTGCGCGGCGGGAACAGCCCGATGCCGTCGTTCGGCGGGACGCTCGCGAGCAGGAACGGCGACGCGAGCAGGTATCCCACGGCGCCGACGCCGGCCGCGACGATCGCCGCGAGCACGGTCCGCCACGCCTCCGCGAGCACGAGCGAGCGCCGCGATTCTCCGGATTCGGGCGCGACTGCTTGGAGGTGTTCGCCGACGCGGCCCGGGACCAGCGTCGCGGGGTGTGGGCCGGCGTAGACGACCGCCAGCCACGCCATTCCGACGGCGCTCGGCAGCGACCACGTGTTCGTCACGCCGAAGTAGCCCGCGACCGCGCCGAGCCCACCGAACAGCAGGCCGGCGCGGCGCTTGCGCGCGCTCGTTGGCGTCTGCACGTAGGCGTACGCCAGCGCCGCCGACAGCACGAGGAAGCCGGTCGTCACGGTGTGACCGTGCATGTCGGCTTTCACGAACGAGTACAGCGGGAACTCCTGTAGCGTCCCTTCGACGACGTAACGGGTGTCCCACCAGCCCCACGAGGACAGCGACGACTGCTCGAACAGAATCTGGGTGTAGTCCGAGCGGTTCAGGTTGAACGCCGCCCGACCCCACTTTACGGCGAGGTCGCGGGGGAGCCGCCCGAGCGCGAACCGCACGATTGTCACGGCGTTCCCGGCGAACGCCACGAAGAACACGCCGAGCGCGCCGCCGAGCCGCCGCGAGTAGCCGCGGTCGCGTGTAATCCACCCACACAGCGAGTACGCGCCCACAACGAGCGTCCCGAAGTAGCCCGCGAGCGCGACGTTGTGGACGTACTCCACGCTCGTGTCCGTGAGGAACGCCGCGACCGCGTTGAAGACTGGCAATCCGTAGTAGTAGCGCACCGACTTCCCCGCGTACCACATGTCCTCGGGCGGCAGCGCCTCCGCGCGCAGCACGGCGTTCAACAGCCCGGTGTGAAGGAACTTCTCGCCGCCCCAGCCGCTCATCACGGGATTCATCGACCGCAGCGCGAGCACGAACCCGAACCCGACCGCGAACACCGCGAACGCGCTCGCGACCCG encodes the following:
- a CDS encoding DUF2298 domain-containing protein; this translates as MSDAAVVLRWLVLYGAFLVAALPIARLLFPSAPDDGAGFAIPIATVVVTMVAFYVGQFSFGPWTALVSVAALVALGAVGHRLAQRRGLADYDWSRVASAFAVFAVGFGFVLALRSMNPVMSGWGGEKFLHTGLLNAVLRAEALPPEDMWYAGKSVRYYYGLPVFNAVAAFLTDTSVEYVHNVALAGYFGTLVVGAYSLCGWITRDRGYSRRLGGALGVFFVAFAGNAVTIVRFALGRLPRDLAVKWGRAAFNLNRSDYTQILFEQSSLSSWGWWDTRYVVEGTLQEFPLYSFVKADMHGHTVTTGFLVLSAALAYAYVQTPTSARKRRAGLLFGGLGAVAGYFGVTNTWSLPSAVGMAWLAVVYAGPHPATLVPGRVGEHLQAVAPESGESRRSLVLAEAWRTVLAAIVAAGVGAVGYLLASPFLLASVPPNDGIGLFPPRTTAAGVLLIYGALLALFATYLLTRLTTVEDSDTTDVAKAFGAVALVVGVGALVGDLGAVVVLLPVVVGAWLAMRFRESAGFEAMLVVGGVGLVLAMELVHAKVHPFELARWNTTLKVAIQGWVFCGLAAGPIAAILVGDVRAATPSLAEVRQSSAATATTAISVVLAVVLVSSALFAPLVVATDVVEPYQDGVKPSLDGYAEHRADHPQEVAAMEWFEDEVSTTQSVLWMERETGTPPFVEKPGLSRGWQNPVSTLTGLPTVAGWFHETGYRGDEPYYQRVSDVNIVYETNDARSRAVLLDKHDVQYVWVGPLEREEYDVGSIADDPGIEAVYTNDAVTIYEVHHDELVDQSTE